The following coding sequences lie in one Xylocopa sonorina isolate GNS202 chromosome 15, iyXylSono1_principal, whole genome shotgun sequence genomic window:
- the LOC143430774 gene encoding uncharacterized protein LOC143430774 has protein sequence MFRAISYILWRNEEKHRYLRSMVVQHIKENWHEYGPFVMAEWNISDRQTYGNYMDMMGTFASELECIVATKMYCMNLSIYRKINGRQELKRVLYNHVSLQYETARLLFTGNSDSGHYDVLLFE, from the exons ATGTTTCGAGCGATTAGCTACATTCTGTGGCGAAACGAGGAAAAACATCGGTATCTGCGTTCAATG GTCGTGCAACACATCAAGGAAAATTGGCACGAGTACGGACCGTTCGTGATGGCCGAGTGGAACATATCCGACCGACAAACTTACGGGAATTACATGGACATGATGGGCACGTTCGCCAGCGAGCTCGAGTGCATCGTCGCGACCAAGATGTATTGCATGAATCTGTCGATCTATCGGAAAATCAACGGCAGACAGGAGCTGAAACGAGTACTCTACAACCACGTCAGCCTGCAGTACGAAACGGCCAGGCTGTTGTTCACCGGAAACTCGGACAGCGGCCACTACGATGTGCTCCTCTTCGAATGA
- the LOC143430772 gene encoding retinol dehydrogenase 10-A isoform X2: protein MRSRTMLPVRSETLVGPSRMVCPSSTVWFLLTMEFVIGMFLSAFLAVLAIIKSLLPKPPRDLTGDVVLVAGASSSLGESLAVEFARNGCSVVCVDNDYESIEETVSKLKQQYSAIEEVEPSYRKNDSPRRKATISAYECDLLDKDEIRRTAQKVKEEIGRVDVLVTCVGDSNQDIFDTASRTLMSHFWTVLAFLPLMVYRNRAHIVGVTPVASSTDAYHGSRAAIVSLMANLCHELSNHGSHLTFLAFSPIAECSTLKQSEEQVAKNIVRAVKTDQNSLSVSWTSKLLYKISCMVYNGITLLTQWIHFQGCDYPS, encoded by the exons ATGCGATCG CGCACGATGTTACCCGTAAGAAGTGAAACACTGGTCGGACCCTCGAGAATGGTCTGCCCTTCGTCCACCGTTTGGTTCCTCCTCACCATGGAGTTCGTGATTGGCATGTTTCTGTCCGCTTTCCTGGCCGTCCTCGCCATCATCAAGTCTCTGCTACCGAAACCACCCAGAGACTTGACCGGAGACGTGGTCCTG GTAGCCGGGGCCTCCTCGTCGTTGGGCGAATCTCTCGCGGTGGAGTTTGCGAGGAACGGATGTTCCGTGGTCTGTGTGGATAACGACTACGAATCGATCGAGGAAACAGTGTCCAAATTGAAGCAGCAATACTCTGCTATCGAAGAAGTGGAGCCAAGCTACAGAAAAAACGATTCTCCGCGACGTAAGGCAACGATTTCCGCTTACGAGTGTGACTTGTTGGACAAGGACGAAATTAGGAGAACAGCTCAAAAAGTGAAAGAAGAAATCGGAAGGGTCGACGTCCTTGTGACTTGCGTCGGGGATTCGAACCAGGATATCTTCGACACGGCTAGCAGGACCTTGATGAGCCATTTCTGG ACAGTTCTGGCGTTTCTTCCCTTAATGGTATACCGGAATCGTGCCCATATAGTTGGAGTAACGCCAGTCGCATCATCCACCGATGCTTATCACGGTTCCAGGGCTGCTATAGTGA GTCTTATGGCGAACCTCTGTCACGAATTGAGCAACCACGGCAGCCACTTAACATTCCTGGCGTTCTCGCCAATTGCAGAATGCAG CACGCTGAAACAGAGCGAGGAACAAGTGGCCAAAAACATTGTCAGAGCAGTGAAGACTGATCAGAATAGTCTAAGCGTCAGTTGGACGTCTAAATTGCTGTATAAAATAAG TTGCATGGTATACAATGGAATCACGCTACTGACACAATGGATCCACTTCCAGGGATGCGATTATCCCTCGTAG